From one Burkholderia pyrrocinia genomic stretch:
- a CDS encoding NAD(P)H-dependent oxidoreductase produces the protein MNVLIVYAHPEPRSLNGALRDFAVAHLEAAGRTVQVSDLYAMNWKAAFDANDVTDRAPDARFDPSLDSKHAFATGTQSEDIAREQDKLKWADAVILQFPLWWFSMPAIMKGWVERVYAYGFAYGVGEHSDTRWGNRYGEGSLAGKRAMVIVTAGGWESHYSPRGINGPIDDVLFPIQHGILYYPGFDVLPPFVIYRTGKMNDARFEETRAALGRRLDDLWTAQPIPFRRQNAGDYEIPALTLKSGIAPEKAGFAAHLAHEH, from the coding sequence ATGAATGTGCTGATCGTGTATGCCCATCCGGAACCGCGTTCGCTGAACGGCGCGCTGCGCGACTTCGCGGTCGCGCATCTCGAAGCGGCCGGCCGCACGGTGCAGGTGAGCGACCTGTATGCGATGAACTGGAAGGCCGCATTCGACGCGAACGACGTGACCGATCGCGCGCCCGATGCGCGTTTCGATCCGTCGCTCGATTCGAAGCACGCGTTCGCGACGGGCACGCAAAGCGAAGACATCGCGCGCGAGCAGGACAAGCTGAAGTGGGCCGATGCGGTGATCCTGCAGTTTCCGCTGTGGTGGTTCTCGATGCCGGCGATCATGAAGGGCTGGGTCGAGCGCGTGTACGCGTACGGCTTTGCTTATGGCGTCGGCGAGCATTCGGACACGCGCTGGGGCAACCGCTACGGCGAAGGTTCGCTTGCCGGCAAGCGGGCGATGGTGATCGTCACGGCAGGCGGGTGGGAATCGCACTACAGCCCGCGCGGCATCAACGGGCCGATCGACGACGTGCTGTTCCCGATCCAGCACGGGATTCTGTATTACCCGGGTTTCGACGTGCTGCCGCCGTTCGTGATCTACCGGACGGGGAAGATGAACGACGCGCGCTTCGAGGAAACGCGCGCTGCGCTCGGCAGGCGTCTGGACGATTTGTGGACCGCGCAGCCGATTCCGTTCCGGCGGCAGAACGCTGGCGATTACGAGATTCCGGCGTTGACGCTGAAGTCAGGCATTGCGCCGGAGAAGGCGGGGTTTGCGGCGCATCTCGCACACGAGCACTGA